The following proteins come from a genomic window of Elusimicrobiota bacterium:
- the ilvE gene encoding branched-chain-amino-acid transaminase has protein sequence MKAWRRRRTADWSWWTVFWLRKARAVDRQNSFGGVGVTLSPLPSVSGPLPGSGSLHIYLNGRLVPKEQAVVSVFDHGLLYGDGVFEGIRAYNGRVFRLKEHLERLFRSARAIVLEVGMTLPEMQEAVLQTLRANKLKDAYIRLVVTRGVGDLGLDPKKCPHATVFVIADKIALYPEECYTHGLEVNTVSTRRTPSQALSPNIKSLNYLNNIMAKIEAGLSGVREAIMLSTEGYVAECTGDNLFYFKNGRLITPPTAAGALEGITRAVVMDLAAAAGIAVEERFFTPFDLHTADEVFLTGTAAEVVPVVKIDARTIGDGRPGERTRRLIAAFRDLTQRDGVAIG, from the coding sequence ATGAAGGCTTGGCGGCGCAGGCGGACCGCCGACTGGTCTTGGTGGACGGTCTTCTGGTTGAGGAAAGCGCGGGCGGTTGATCGGCAAAATTCTTTTGGAGGCGTTGGCGTGACCCTTTCTCCTTTACCGTCGGTGAGCGGCCCCCTGCCCGGTTCCGGGTCCTTGCACATTTACCTTAACGGGCGGTTGGTCCCCAAAGAACAGGCCGTGGTGTCGGTGTTCGACCACGGGCTCCTTTACGGGGACGGTGTGTTTGAGGGCATCCGCGCCTACAACGGCCGGGTGTTTCGACTCAAGGAACATCTGGAACGCCTCTTCCGGTCCGCCCGGGCCATCGTGCTCGAGGTCGGCATGACCTTGCCCGAGATGCAGGAGGCCGTCCTGCAAACCCTGCGGGCGAACAAACTGAAAGACGCTTACATCCGTCTCGTGGTCACCCGCGGCGTGGGGGATTTGGGTCTCGACCCCAAAAAATGCCCCCACGCGACGGTGTTCGTGATCGCCGACAAAATCGCCTTGTACCCCGAGGAGTGCTACACCCACGGGCTCGAGGTGAACACGGTGTCAACCCGGCGGACCCCCAGCCAGGCGCTCAGCCCGAATATCAAATCGCTCAATTACCTCAACAACATCATGGCCAAAATCGAGGCGGGCCTGTCGGGGGTGCGCGAAGCCATTATGCTCTCGACCGAGGGCTATGTCGCGGAATGCACGGGCGACAACCTTTTCTATTTTAAAAACGGCCGTTTGATCACCCCGCCGACGGCCGCCGGCGCCCTGGAGGGCATCACCCGCGCGGTCGTCATGGATTTGGCGGCCGCGGCGGGCATCGCCGTCGAGGAGCGCTTCTTCACGCCCTTTGATCTGCACACCGCGGACGAGGTTTTTCTCACGGGGACCGCCGCCGAAGTGGTGCCCGTCGTCAAAATCGACGCCCGCACCATCGGCGACGGCCGACCCGGCGAGCGGACCCGCCGCCTCATCGCGGCGTTCCGCGATTTAACCCAGCGGGACGGGGTGGCGATCGGCTGA
- a CDS encoding ATP-dependent Clp protease ATP-binding subunit: protein MSNRFTERAQRVILIAQEEAKRLNHDYVGTEHLLLGLIALGEGVAAQVMTNLGVDQRRVRAEIEKIVGTGDNVMLLGEIPFTPRAKKVLELAVEEAQNMGHNYVGTEHLLLGLIREEEGVAARVLENIGVRLDVVREEVISLLGEGQQSPAPGQPAPAHPTSGGKSKSKTPTLDEFGRDLTLMAKDGKLDPVIGRENEIERVIQILLRRTKNNPVLIGDPGVGKTAIVEGLAQRLASDDAPELLQGKRVMTLDLAAVVAGTKYRGEFEQRLKNIMEEIRRAKNQIILFIDELHTVIGAGAAEGAIDASNMLKPSLARGELQCIGATTMDEYRKYIEHDAALERRFQPILVDPPSVEDTIKILKGLRDRYETHHKVKFDDEALKAAAELSDRYITDRFLPDKAIDLIDEAGSRARLQVTQRPQALKEREVEIDKVTHDKEAAIAAQEYEKAARLRDKEKDMRRQLDEARKSWREQRDATVPVVNGEDIAAVVSKWTGIPTMKLTESEQQKLVHMEDELHKRVIGQKEAIQAIAQAIRRSRTGLKDPKKPIGSFIFLGPTGVGKTELARGLAEFLFGNEEALVRIDMSEYMEKFSVSRLIGAPPGYVGYEEGGQLTEAVRRKPYSVVLLDEIEKAHPDTFNILLQMMDDGALSDNLGHRVSFKNTVIIMTSNVGARLISKGKSLGFLVQEDAAKDYAAMKDTVMEEVKKAFNPEFLNRLDDIIVFHPLTREDSRQILDLMLARVSKKLAAQALAVSLTEEAKGFLVEKGFDPNYGARPLQRSIQRLLEDPLAEDILSKKVAPGTSVFVDVAGDGQKLVFSTTPPQPTVKSG from the coding sequence ATGTCCAACCGATTTACGGAACGCGCCCAGCGCGTCATTCTGATTGCGCAGGAAGAGGCGAAACGCCTTAACCACGATTACGTGGGGACGGAGCACCTGCTTCTGGGGCTCATCGCCCTGGGCGAGGGCGTGGCCGCCCAAGTGATGACCAATTTGGGCGTCGACCAGCGCCGCGTTCGCGCCGAGATCGAAAAGATCGTCGGCACCGGCGACAACGTCATGTTGTTGGGCGAGATTCCCTTCACGCCCCGCGCCAAAAAAGTGCTCGAGCTGGCGGTGGAAGAGGCCCAGAACATGGGCCACAACTACGTCGGCACCGAGCACCTGCTCCTGGGCCTGATCCGGGAGGAAGAAGGCGTGGCGGCGCGGGTGTTGGAAAACATCGGCGTTCGTCTCGACGTCGTTCGGGAGGAAGTCATTTCCCTGTTGGGCGAAGGCCAGCAAAGCCCCGCCCCGGGCCAGCCCGCGCCCGCCCACCCGACCTCGGGGGGAAAATCCAAATCCAAGACACCCACCCTGGACGAATTCGGCCGGGATCTGACCCTGATGGCCAAAGACGGCAAGCTTGATCCGGTCATCGGCCGCGAGAACGAGATCGAGCGGGTCATTCAAATTTTGTTGCGCCGCACCAAGAACAACCCCGTGCTGATCGGCGATCCCGGCGTGGGGAAGACCGCCATTGTCGAAGGGTTGGCCCAGCGTTTGGCCTCCGACGACGCGCCGGAACTGCTTCAAGGCAAGCGCGTCATGACCCTCGACCTGGCCGCCGTGGTGGCCGGCACCAAGTACCGCGGCGAGTTCGAGCAGCGCCTCAAGAACATCATGGAGGAGATTCGGCGGGCCAAAAACCAGATCATTTTGTTTATCGACGAGCTCCACACCGTCATCGGCGCCGGCGCGGCCGAAGGCGCCATCGACGCCTCCAACATGCTCAAACCCTCCTTGGCCCGCGGCGAACTCCAGTGCATCGGCGCCACGACCATGGACGAGTACCGCAAGTACATCGAACACGACGCCGCCCTCGAACGCCGCTTCCAGCCGATTTTGGTCGACCCGCCGTCGGTCGAAGACACCATCAAAATTCTCAAGGGCCTCCGAGACCGCTACGAAACCCACCACAAGGTGAAGTTCGATGACGAAGCCTTGAAGGCCGCGGCGGAGCTGTCGGACCGTTACATCACCGACCGCTTCCTGCCGGACAAGGCCATCGACCTGATCGACGAAGCCGGCAGCCGCGCGCGGTTGCAGGTCACCCAGCGGCCCCAGGCCCTCAAGGAACGCGAAGTCGAAATCGACAAAGTCACCCACGACAAAGAGGCCGCCATCGCCGCCCAGGAATACGAGAAGGCGGCGCGGTTGCGCGACAAGGAAAAAGACATGCGGCGCCAATTGGACGAGGCGCGCAAATCGTGGCGCGAACAGCGGGACGCCACCGTTCCCGTTGTCAACGGGGAGGACATCGCCGCCGTCGTCTCCAAATGGACCGGCATCCCGACCATGAAGTTGACCGAGTCCGAACAGCAGAAACTCGTTCACATGGAAGACGAATTGCACAAGCGCGTGATCGGCCAGAAAGAAGCGATCCAGGCGATCGCCCAGGCCATCCGGCGCAGCCGAACGGGACTCAAGGACCCCAAGAAGCCCATCGGCAGTTTCATTTTCCTGGGCCCCACGGGCGTCGGCAAAACCGAGTTGGCCCGGGGTTTGGCGGAATTCCTTTTCGGCAACGAGGAAGCCCTCGTGCGCATCGACATGTCCGAGTACATGGAGAAGTTCTCCGTGTCGCGGCTCATCGGCGCGCCCCCGGGCTACGTGGGCTACGAGGAGGGCGGTCAGCTCACCGAGGCCGTCCGTCGGAAGCCCTATTCCGTCGTCCTCCTCGACGAAATTGAAAAGGCGCACCCGGACACCTTCAACATCCTTCTTCAGATGATGGACGACGGCGCCCTCTCCGATAACCTGGGGCACCGGGTGAGTTTCAAGAACACCGTCATCATCATGACCTCCAACGTCGGGGCGCGGCTGATTTCGAAGGGCAAGTCCCTCGGGTTCCTCGTGCAGGAAGACGCCGCGAAGGACTACGCGGCCATGAAGGACACGGTGATGGAAGAGGTCAAGAAAGCCTTCAATCCCGAGTTCCTCAACCGGTTGGACGACATCATCGTCTTCCACCCGTTGACCCGAGAGGACAGCCGCCAAATCCTCGACCTCATGCTGGCCCGGGTGTCGAAAAAGCTCGCCGCCCAGGCCCTCGCCGTTTCGTTGACCGAGGAGGCCAAGGGGTTCCTCGTGGAAAAAGGCTTCGACCCCAACTACGGCGCCCGACCCCTGCAACGGTCCATTCAAAGGCTCCTGGAGGACCCGCTGGCCGAAGACATTTTGTCCAAGAAAGTGGCGCCCGGGACTTCGGTCTTTGTGGACGTGGCCGGCGACGGACAAAAACTCGTCTTTTCGACCACCCCGCCGCAACCGACCGTCAAAAGCGGGTAA
- a CDS encoding ABC transporter ATP-binding protein has product MNLVLKAEGLVKRFGPLEALRGVSFEIRAGESVCVWGPSGAGKSTLLHLAGLMAAPTAGTLTLFGDAVSTLDDDARARLRNERIGFLFQFHHLLPDLSLLENVMMPLLIRRRSRPEAEARARALLVRLGLSARAHHRPAEASGGEQQRAALARALAGEPGLVLADEPTGNLDRGVGREVEAMLREEVKARGAALVVVTHDEGLAAQADRRLVLVDGLLVEESAGG; this is encoded by the coding sequence ATGAACCTCGTCTTGAAGGCCGAAGGCTTGGTGAAACGGTTTGGCCCGCTCGAGGCCCTGCGGGGCGTTTCCTTCGAAATCCGCGCGGGGGAAAGCGTTTGCGTCTGGGGACCTTCCGGCGCGGGAAAGTCGACCCTGTTGCATCTGGCCGGGCTGATGGCCGCGCCCACCGCCGGAACGTTGACTTTGTTTGGGGACGCGGTGTCGACCTTGGACGACGACGCCCGGGCCCGCCTCCGCAACGAGCGGATCGGTTTCCTGTTCCAGTTCCACCACCTGCTGCCCGACCTCTCGCTTCTCGAAAATGTTATGATGCCCCTCTTGATTCGTCGTCGGTCCCGCCCCGAAGCCGAGGCGCGGGCCCGCGCGCTCTTGGTGCGATTGGGCCTCTCCGCGCGGGCGCACCACCGCCCCGCGGAAGCGTCCGGCGGCGAACAACAGCGGGCCGCCCTGGCCCGCGCCCTGGCGGGCGAACCGGGGTTGGTTCTGGCGGACGAGCCCACGGGGAATCTGGACCGGGGCGTCGGGCGCGAAGTGGAAGCGATGTTGCGCGAGGAAGTGAAAGCCCGGGGCGCGGCCCTGGTTGTCGTCACCCACGATGAAGGCTTGGCGGCGCAGGCGGACCGCCGACTGGTCTTGGTGGACGGTCTTCTGGTTGAGGAAAGCGCGGGCGGTTGA